A window of the Selenihalanaerobacter shriftii genome harbors these coding sequences:
- the pyrR gene encoding bifunctional pyr operon transcriptional regulator/uracil phosphoribosyltransferase PyrR — protein MLEYKKDILSEKDMQRALTRIAHEILEKNNGLEDLAIIGIRTRGVPLARRIADKIGEIEGEEVADGILDITLYRDDLTTVAQQPIVHQTEIPFDITDKKVVLVDDVLYTGRTVRAALDALVDLGRPNVIQLAILIDRGHRELPIRPDFVGKNLPTSTGEVVEVKLKEVDGEDIVVLKEYTD, from the coding sequence TTGCTAGAGTATAAAAAAGATATTTTAAGTGAAAAGGATATGCAAAGAGCTTTAACTCGAATTGCACATGAAATTTTAGAAAAAAATAATGGATTAGAAGATTTAGCTATTATTGGAATTAGAACGCGAGGAGTACCTTTAGCAAGAAGAATTGCTGACAAGATAGGAGAGATTGAAGGAGAAGAGGTTGCAGATGGGATATTAGATATTACACTTTATCGTGATGATTTAACGACTGTGGCCCAGCAGCCAATTGTGCATCAGACTGAGATTCCATTTGATATTACTGATAAGAAAGTAGTATTAGTAGATGATGTTTTATATACGGGGCGGACAGTTAGAGCTGCTTTAGATGCCTTAGTAGATTTAGGAAGACCAAATGTTATTCAATTAGCAATCTTAATAGATAGAGGTCATCGTGAATTACCTATTAGGCCTGACTTCGTTGGAAAGAATTTGCCGACTTCTACTGGTGAGGTTGTGGAGGTTAAATTAAAAGAAGTAGATGGTGAAGATATAGTTGTTTTAAAAGAATATACAGACTAA
- a CDS encoding ferredoxin, with translation MAKAMKVDPELCISCGACIDTSPAVFDWDDNEKAVAIVDQIPENVEGDAIAAQEGCPTDAIKDA, from the coding sequence ATGGCAAAAGCTATGAAGGTAGATCCAGAGCTTTGTATTAGCTGTGGTGCATGTATTGACACTTCTCCAGCAGTATTTGACTGGGATGATAATGAAAAAGCAGTAGCAATAGTAGATCAAATCCCTGAAAATGTTGAGGGGGATGCTATAGCAGCACAAGAAGGCTGTCCTACAGATGCAATTAAAGATGCATAA
- a CDS encoding OsmC family protein, giving the protein MTNVELNWNEEMKYDAKGDAEIDISIDGHKKEGANPPEIFLMGAASCVSIHLTMVLKKMRIELEDLNIKVNGERAEESPRYFVDIEFNFEVTAKDLAEEKMDRALNLAVENCGMLNTIREETNLTYNYEFK; this is encoded by the coding sequence ATGACAAATGTAGAGTTAAATTGGAATGAAGAAATGAAGTACGATGCTAAAGGTGATGCTGAAATTGATATAAGTATTGATGGCCACAAAAAGGAGGGAGCAAATCCTCCAGAAATATTTTTGATGGGAGCAGCTAGCTGTGTTAGTATTCATTTAACTATGGTTTTAAAGAAAATGAGAATCGAATTAGAAGATTTAAATATTAAAGTTAATGGTGAAAGAGCAGAAGAGTCTCCAAGATACTTTGTTGATATTGAATTTAATTTTGAAGTTACTGCTAAGGATCTTGCAGAAGAGAAGATGGACAGAGCTTTAAATCTAGCAGTAGAGAACTGTGGTATGTTAAATACTATTAGAGAAGAGACTAATCTTACATATAATTATGAATTTAAGTAA